One part of the Oligoflexus sp. genome encodes these proteins:
- a CDS encoding S8 family peptidase, whose product MMNKWTLLLVLWGWTAALHAESYIVLFKNQASLVTGKDAHKQQMLSKRVSNSERIDKLLAALGANKSTVNFQDLWLVSGMELQLKTDEVAQVQKLDFVDRVLVNQTRKYIAPVTRDAPVVMDPTWGLRRLNTDVIRSSYPEINGTGVRVGVIDTGIQSRHPEFEKKNKVVFKDFVNGIAYAYDDNGHGTHVSGTIAGATTGIAPNVDLYVAKAFSATGSASDAWLLNAMQWMYDPDGNPETEDFPHVISNSWGLDIPFDIVDMIEYEAFHRAIIAWVESDIIPVFAAGNSGASPNGMPGGFAEVLSIAAFDATNTIAEFSSRGPNYWRTGKNVLNVFKPDLAAPGVDIYSAMPGNSYEYMSGTSMATPHATGSIALILQKTGRQSLADLKTLLLYSMEPKFDFDFGSGIINPLGALQMLGEPAKRSLSR is encoded by the coding sequence ATGATGAATAAATGGACCCTGCTATTGGTCTTGTGGGGATGGACAGCGGCTCTGCATGCTGAATCCTACATCGTTCTTTTCAAAAATCAGGCCAGCCTTGTCACCGGCAAGGACGCTCATAAGCAGCAGATGCTATCGAAGCGCGTCAGCAACAGCGAGCGCATCGATAAATTGCTCGCCGCTCTGGGTGCGAACAAATCCACTGTGAATTTTCAGGATCTCTGGCTGGTTTCCGGTATGGAACTGCAGCTGAAGACCGATGAAGTCGCCCAGGTTCAAAAGCTCGACTTCGTGGACCGCGTGCTCGTCAATCAAACCCGCAAGTATATAGCGCCTGTGACCCGTGATGCCCCTGTGGTCATGGATCCGACCTGGGGACTGCGCCGCCTGAATACCGACGTCATCCGCAGCAGCTATCCTGAAATCAACGGCACTGGTGTGCGGGTTGGTGTGATTGATACCGGAATCCAGAGTCGTCACCCCGAGTTTGAAAAGAAGAACAAGGTCGTCTTCAAGGACTTCGTGAACGGCATCGCCTATGCCTATGATGATAACGGTCACGGCACGCACGTGTCCGGCACCATCGCCGGCGCGACCACGGGCATCGCACCCAACGTCGATCTTTATGTGGCCAAAGCCTTCAGCGCCACAGGCAGTGCCAGCGACGCCTGGCTCCTGAATGCGATGCAGTGGATGTACGATCCCGATGGGAATCCCGAGACCGAAGATTTCCCGCATGTGATCAGCAATTCCTGGGGTCTCGACATCCCCTTCGACATCGTGGATATGATCGAATACGAAGCCTTCCACCGCGCGATCATCGCCTGGGTTGAATCGGACATCATTCCTGTGTTCGCGGCTGGTAACAGCGGCGCCTCGCCCAACGGCATGCCCGGTGGCTTTGCGGAAGTTCTGTCGATCGCCGCATTCGATGCGACCAATACCATCGCCGAATTTTCGAGCCGCGGTCCCAACTACTGGCGTACCGGAAAAAATGTGCTGAATGTGTTCAAGCCCGACCTTGCAGCGCCGGGTGTGGATATTTATTCAGCTATGCCGGGCAACAGCTATGAATACATGTCGGGCACGTCGATGGCGACTCCGCATGCGACGGGCAGTATCGCCCTCATCCTGCAGAAGACAGGTCGTCAGTCGCTGGCGGATCTGAAAACTCTTCTGCTCTATTCGATGGAGCCCAAATTCGACTTTGACTTCGGTTCGGGTATCATCAATCCGCTGGGCGCCCTGCAGATGCTGGGCGAACCGGCCAAACGCTCGCTGTCCCGCTAA
- a CDS encoding caspase family protein, which yields MRQLWSWIACAVLGLWPQMNFAQEKAREQKLVLSIGIGNFEDARWPKLQFVEKDAASVYQALKNNFDGGWLLTPQSTGKAVTRQSVLDAIAQLEKENRSENDTVVIYFSGHGTLASGPRPETGGLGLRKFLVMGDTKFAQTEATALGIDELLARFQKLRSRRKALIIDSCYAGGGKAYLTPQIMNILAQQKAGAMQEPVDSVVESAAIYTASAWAEEARESEKLGHGVYTYFLLEGFKSDLDGDGAVSMSEAHQYASNRVIAYTQSGQHPTAKVEFVGKDPVIVSGKSTKVGDSILYAWQWTLRKYEVFVNKSPIGTLEQGAVRIPDGKHQLIIMDPESKKVVLDRVVEFEKGRDYSLSELFVSQPTHHVTFGPTALQFFASDLKERWSPKPWAGFQISYQKDEAWRDFNLHAQLSQFTSRRQSVLIDLDDDGSGGRFDKTEQDISAQKISLALGKHEDIGFLSRRASGIQTRWQWQAGPEVLLIKRSLSVYGDRDLKEKQTVGGLALGLSLHSVFLYPHIDVSLGAQADVLRDVFLDDGVAVASVFYLGLGSSW from the coding sequence TTGCGTCAATTATGGTCATGGATTGCTTGTGCTGTTTTAGGCCTTTGGCCCCAGATGAATTTCGCTCAGGAAAAAGCCCGCGAACAGAAGCTGGTGCTGTCCATAGGCATCGGTAATTTTGAAGACGCGCGCTGGCCGAAGCTGCAGTTCGTCGAAAAGGATGCGGCCTCTGTTTACCAGGCGCTGAAAAATAATTTCGACGGCGGCTGGCTTTTAACGCCGCAGAGCACCGGAAAAGCCGTGACCCGACAGAGCGTGCTCGATGCGATCGCCCAGCTGGAAAAGGAGAATAGAAGCGAGAACGATACCGTCGTGATTTATTTTTCGGGCCATGGAACCCTGGCGAGCGGACCCCGTCCCGAAACAGGCGGACTGGGGCTGCGCAAGTTTCTTGTCATGGGCGATACAAAATTCGCTCAAACGGAGGCCACGGCCCTTGGCATTGATGAACTCCTGGCCCGCTTTCAAAAGCTCCGGTCCCGGCGCAAGGCTCTGATTATTGATTCCTGCTATGCAGGCGGCGGGAAGGCCTATCTTACCCCGCAGATCATGAACATCCTCGCCCAGCAAAAAGCCGGTGCGATGCAGGAGCCTGTGGATTCGGTGGTGGAAAGCGCAGCGATCTATACGGCCAGCGCCTGGGCCGAGGAAGCGCGAGAAAGCGAAAAGCTGGGTCACGGTGTTTACACCTACTTCCTCCTCGAAGGATTTAAATCCGACCTGGATGGTGATGGCGCTGTTTCGATGTCGGAAGCCCATCAGTATGCGAGCAACCGCGTGATCGCCTATACCCAAAGCGGCCAGCATCCGACGGCCAAGGTGGAATTCGTCGGCAAGGATCCGGTGATCGTCAGCGGGAAATCCACCAAGGTGGGGGATTCCATACTTTACGCCTGGCAATGGACCCTTAGAAAATACGAAGTCTTTGTGAATAAATCCCCGATCGGAACTCTGGAGCAGGGTGCCGTTCGCATTCCGGATGGCAAGCATCAGCTGATCATCATGGATCCGGAAAGCAAGAAGGTTGTGCTGGATCGGGTCGTGGAATTCGAAAAGGGTCGCGACTATTCCCTGTCCGAACTCTTTGTCAGCCAGCCCACCCATCATGTGACCTTCGGCCCCACGGCCCTGCAGTTTTTTGCCAGCGATCTGAAAGAACGCTGGTCACCCAAACCCTGGGCCGGCTTTCAGATCAGCTATCAGAAGGACGAGGCCTGGCGGGATTTCAACCTGCATGCGCAGCTGTCTCAGTTTACATCCCGGCGCCAGAGCGTCTTGATCGACCTCGACGATGATGGCAGCGGCGGACGCTTCGATAAGACCGAGCAGGATATCTCCGCGCAGAAAATCTCGCTGGCCCTGGGCAAGCATGAAGACATCGGCTTTTTATCCCGGCGTGCCAGCGGCATTCAAACCCGTTGGCAGTGGCAGGCGGGACCCGAGGTCCTTTTGATCAAGCGCTCGCTCAGTGTGTATGGGGATCGTGATCTGAAGGAAAAACAGACAGTCGGTGGTCTGGCGCTCGGCTTATCGCTGCACAGCGTCTTTCTCTATCCGCATATTGATGTGAGCCTGGGGGCTCAGGCGGATGTCCTGCGGGATGTTTTTCTTGATGATGGCGTGGCGGTGGCCTCGGTCTTTTATCTAGGACTGGGCAGCAGCTGGTGA
- a CDS encoding DUF3857 domain-containing protein, which yields MRWPLLWLFWFSWFGWMGRAHAQGVNAGPSLSIKPVPSWVLHHEATTASVGEFDGPVTYLLVDRQDSFVGPAPQSFFRLVGRINNPAGLDELSQIIADFDPGYEKLIFHHITIKRDQDQPVITLKPTDFEMIRREKDSERQIFDGTLTASYLLHDLRVGDVVDYAYSVVGQQPLLGKKYSGRHDLNWTVPVLEAQIRQIWPREASVQWKANRADVAIQQRVEGSGLIMQWTGRKLPPQLSEDQVPEWMDPMDTLTFSSWKDWDEVVRWALPFYQVKGASDQAVEDMAQRIRERVQEQKAQVEEAIRFVQDDIRYVGIELGSGSFVPRQPDEVLRKRFGDCKDKALLLTRLIQRLGYEAFPILVRSEGGQELEAMPATPLAFNHVIVGVKDPAKGALYWVDGTLSHQGVKLESRDYPGFYVGLPLREGARELLKQDPALTPVGRIDYQERYETQDFLEPIVLTIQSRFSGWQAEKMRADLAAQGSVVLSDNLANYIKKLYPAAEIQQAPVFQDDRLGNELTITESYSVPDLWRQTDSGAWRLDVAAGAYISQYLMQPEKVKRVHPVAQMFPLQITHRQDVVIPAEWSVPAHDFTIENSGFRYHLTQTFADGVLSFVHDYTSLADHVDVRDLAVYLEDADQVRQELGRFVTYQPKASPTFWERFTVAFPQILGLFILFLVAIGWQLQSDDWVNQRMIWPQRSLLFMFVMLILSSGAFALFWYADADRRMRKTGRSIAPRSLLWLSLGIFAAALTSRGIQVIMDPASFQEAPLPMLAVIPVLHLLWAALMLRLLKQEFPELGWHSWASWIFGPLYFQSKMQRLPIPHSDAALVPAPENPATEPLLVISSLHPAEEGHEPRSEGV from the coding sequence ATGCGATGGCCCTTACTCTGGCTTTTCTGGTTCAGTTGGTTTGGATGGATGGGACGGGCGCACGCGCAGGGCGTGAACGCAGGGCCTTCGCTGTCCATAAAGCCCGTACCGTCATGGGTTCTGCACCATGAAGCCACGACCGCATCCGTGGGGGAATTCGATGGTCCGGTGACCTACCTGCTTGTCGATCGGCAGGATTCTTTTGTAGGTCCGGCGCCGCAATCCTTCTTCCGCCTTGTCGGACGCATCAATAATCCCGCCGGCCTGGATGAGCTGAGTCAGATCATTGCGGACTTCGATCCGGGTTATGAAAAATTGATTTTCCATCACATCACCATCAAGAGGGATCAGGATCAACCCGTGATCACCCTGAAGCCGACTGATTTTGAAATGATTCGACGTGAAAAGGACAGCGAGCGGCAGATCTTCGATGGAACGCTCACGGCGTCCTATCTTCTGCACGACCTGAGGGTCGGTGATGTTGTGGACTATGCTTATAGCGTGGTGGGGCAGCAGCCTCTTTTGGGCAAGAAATATAGCGGCCGGCATGATTTGAATTGGACGGTGCCGGTGCTCGAAGCCCAGATTCGTCAGATCTGGCCCCGGGAGGCCTCGGTGCAGTGGAAAGCCAATCGCGCGGATGTTGCCATCCAGCAGCGGGTGGAAGGTTCAGGGCTCATCATGCAGTGGACCGGCCGCAAGCTGCCGCCCCAGCTGAGCGAGGATCAGGTTCCTGAATGGATGGATCCTATGGATACCCTGACCTTCAGCAGTTGGAAGGACTGGGATGAAGTCGTGCGGTGGGCCCTGCCTTTTTACCAGGTGAAAGGCGCGAGCGATCAGGCCGTCGAGGACATGGCCCAGCGCATACGCGAGCGGGTCCAAGAGCAGAAGGCTCAGGTCGAGGAGGCCATTCGTTTCGTTCAGGACGATATTCGTTATGTTGGTATCGAGCTGGGTTCGGGTTCCTTCGTTCCCCGGCAACCGGATGAGGTTCTGCGGAAAAGGTTTGGTGACTGCAAGGACAAGGCCCTTCTTTTAACGCGTTTGATTCAAAGACTCGGCTATGAGGCCTTTCCTATTCTTGTTCGCAGTGAAGGCGGGCAGGAACTGGAGGCGATGCCGGCCACGCCTTTGGCGTTCAATCATGTGATCGTGGGTGTGAAGGATCCGGCCAAGGGCGCTCTTTATTGGGTGGATGGAACTCTATCGCATCAGGGTGTGAAGCTTGAGTCGCGGGATTATCCCGGGTTCTATGTGGGCTTGCCTTTGCGGGAAGGGGCGCGGGAGCTTTTGAAGCAGGATCCGGCGCTGACTCCGGTTGGACGCATCGACTATCAGGAACGCTATGAGACTCAGGATTTTTTGGAGCCTATCGTCCTGACGATTCAGAGCCGGTTTTCCGGGTGGCAGGCCGAGAAAATGCGCGCGGATCTCGCGGCCCAGGGCTCGGTGGTTTTGAGTGATAATCTGGCTAACTATATCAAGAAGCTTTATCCCGCGGCTGAGATTCAGCAGGCGCCGGTTTTTCAGGATGATCGACTGGGTAACGAACTTACCATAACCGAGAGCTATTCGGTTCCTGATCTTTGGCGGCAGACGGACAGCGGCGCGTGGCGTCTGGATGTGGCGGCCGGGGCTTATATCAGCCAGTATCTGATGCAGCCCGAGAAGGTGAAGCGCGTGCATCCCGTGGCGCAAATGTTTCCCCTTCAGATCACGCACAGGCAGGATGTGGTGATCCCCGCGGAATGGTCAGTGCCTGCGCATGACTTCACGATCGAGAACAGTGGCTTTCGCTATCACTTGACGCAAACATTCGCCGATGGCGTTCTTTCGTTCGTGCATGACTACACGAGCCTTGCGGATCATGTGGATGTTCGCGATCTGGCTGTTTACCTGGAAGATGCGGATCAGGTGCGGCAGGAGCTGGGACGTTTCGTGACCTATCAGCCCAAGGCGAGCCCTACGTTCTGGGAACGATTTACGGTCGCTTTTCCGCAGATACTGGGACTTTTCATACTTTTCCTGGTGGCCATCGGCTGGCAGCTGCAGAGTGACGATTGGGTCAACCAGCGCATGATCTGGCCGCAGCGTTCACTGCTTTTCATGTTCGTCATGCTCATTCTGAGCAGCGGTGCCTTTGCCCTTTTCTGGTATGCCGATGCCGACAGGCGCATGCGCAAAACGGGTCGCAGCATCGCGCCGCGTTCCCTGCTCTGGCTTTCGCTCGGCATCTTTGCGGCGGCTTTGACGAGCCGCGGGATTCAGGTGATCATGGATCCGGCTTCGTTTCAGGAGGCGCCTCTGCCTATGCTGGCCGTAATTCCAGTCCTGCATCTTCTGTGGGCCGCGCTCATGCTGCGCCTTCTGAAACAGGAATTCCCGGAGCTCGGCTGGCATTCCTGGGCATCCTGGATTTTCGGACCACTCTATTTTCAAAGTAAAATGCAGCGACTGCCGATTCCTCATTCGGATGCGGCGTTGGTGCCAGCCCCAGAAAACCCTGCAACTGAGCCGCTGCTGGTCATAAGCAGTCTGCATCCGGCCGAAGAGGGCCACGAACCACGCTCCGAGGGAGTTTAA
- a CDS encoding ATP-binding protein, which yields MPGTEETRTLQIDWNPMLSKAQTVEKVLVSIRDVTKLRRLEAQARRQEEDMKVIMELIQIPEDRFHRFVDKTLAYLQENRTILQEGRQAPADVIKRLFVNMHTIKGAARTYYLGALSSVSHEAEQYYAALQKGEALWDSARLLKDLDRVEAVVEHYRLVSQSRLGWQSGNQAVRMSRKDIEDTLDKLGRLETMNLNEPALKCLHESRQVLLKSCSTALAGVIDECCRGMDSMARDLGKATPIVVLEPSSIMLKDKGADLLHSLLTHLLRNSLDHGFESTEERLRKGKPAQGRIHVGTRVSAPYFYFHYRDDGQGLDLLKLESIGKERGLLPPQYTDQDLAELIFRSGLSTKDAVSDISGRGVGLDAVRSYLEEEGGSIQVTLGSLNDRAHVQFTLIMALPLDLCFVTNTQTHDSFDVAG from the coding sequence GTGCCGGGAACGGAGGAAACCCGAACGCTTCAGATCGACTGGAATCCGATGCTCAGCAAGGCGCAGACCGTAGAGAAAGTCCTGGTCAGCATTCGTGACGTAACCAAGCTCAGACGACTCGAAGCGCAGGCGCGACGTCAGGAAGAGGACATGAAGGTTATCATGGAACTCATTCAGATCCCCGAGGATCGCTTCCATCGCTTCGTTGACAAGACCCTGGCCTATCTTCAGGAAAACCGGACGATCCTTCAGGAAGGGCGTCAGGCCCCTGCGGATGTCATCAAGCGGCTCTTTGTGAACATGCATACCATCAAAGGCGCGGCGCGGACTTATTATCTGGGTGCCCTGTCCAGCGTGAGTCACGAGGCCGAGCAGTATTATGCGGCTCTGCAGAAGGGTGAGGCTCTCTGGGATTCCGCGCGTCTTTTAAAGGATCTGGACCGCGTGGAAGCCGTGGTGGAACATTATCGTCTCGTCAGTCAGTCCCGTCTGGGGTGGCAGTCTGGAAATCAGGCCGTGCGCATGTCGCGGAAGGATATCGAAGACACGCTCGATAAGCTTGGGCGTCTGGAAACCATGAATTTAAATGAACCCGCCCTGAAATGTTTGCATGAGTCGCGGCAGGTTCTTTTGAAGAGCTGCTCGACGGCGCTGGCCGGCGTTATTGATGAATGCTGCCGCGGCATGGATTCGATGGCCCGTGATCTGGGCAAGGCCACGCCGATCGTTGTGCTTGAACCCAGCTCCATTATGCTCAAGGATAAAGGCGCTGATCTTCTGCACAGTCTTTTAACGCATCTTCTGCGCAATTCCCTGGACCATGGCTTTGAATCCACCGAGGAGCGCCTCCGCAAAGGAAAGCCGGCGCAGGGGCGGATCCACGTGGGAACAAGGGTCAGCGCGCCTTATTTTTATTTTCATTACCGTGATGACGGTCAGGGCCTTGATCTTTTGAAATTGGAAAGCATCGGTAAAGAGCGGGGACTACTGCCGCCGCAATATACCGATCAGGACCTGGCGGAACTCATTTTCCGTTCCGGTCTTTCCACCAAGGACGCGGTCAGTGATATTTCCGGCCGTGGTGTGGGGCTGGATGCGGTGAGGAGTTATCTGGAAGAGGAGGGTGGCTCCATTCAGGTGACTTTGGGATCTTTGAATGATCGTGCCCATGTGCAGTTCACTCTGATCATGGCGCTGCCGCTCGATCTTTGTTTCGTAACGAACACTCAGACCCACGATTCATTCGATGTCGCTGGATGA
- a CDS encoding tetratricopeptide repeat protein, whose amino-acid sequence MRLRSALILIVLSLHLLAVTEVRDILDDERVLFIKEDDPRVILQLTRDVITRGPEAQEQLWIRAIWAESSVSNDFGDKIGTPDDRQKARRMARELGMIREALDLELDALLDSRAADKSEEFTQLLKQAELMNQPLVASRILREHAFWFYERGEVLKSIELQKRSAAFLDQVPNLPVIEGLRLKIDMAMVLDTEGQPLRARQLYEEIAAECGRRYMRSLCITNAHEMGLHYSASQSEKDWPTAESWFHKAQKEAREFRDGWTIAKGEAALATLYTKLKRHDEAIAHGQQAVKEFLPFKNNLWTGDAYKKLGAAYEAAGRPLEAVDALQKAQKFIPVDYLQDQSEIHRLLARAWEALRDDAKALLHLKQHLALSDRIKNERETREYSKAMVDLGLRVEEERNKVLKAENSMQNQRLRDAEELRFLLLMSLILAAVAIASLLLATIRSRQLRRGETHMRRILQQIQEGILTFDAELRIRTGYSQYVENVFGRPLVGQHILRDVLAAGPFTADEIRTFEEVLSLSMSEGPLTWDFNQHLLPWELTWNKERILALHWQPIYGSHGRMSSILLSFRDITHQKELMKELALERLRSDRITRCLQELIELGPEKTARVFQDTRSFMKSCPQWMAEGQNAEIFRRLHTLKGLARSFGLRELAQAAHDFEDIFMKKVPARQDIEAAFERFQASFAAYTSVELYGATPHHAVKSLFACLDPLLPDLRRRSEDSGLAFDGITARDHVSHWPPIILNKLEAIFVHALNNVIDHGYRGPQSEGQSVGAVRIEVEATEDAAGLHLTIRDYGHGIAWTKLRARALQLGLDVLSERELAQLVFEDRLSTTSEITATSGRGVGMSAVRSLCEEDGGAVEFTANDRGPGALLRIHWPQPRALSSGF is encoded by the coding sequence ATGAGATTACGTAGCGCACTCATTCTGATCGTCCTGTCCCTTCATCTGCTGGCTGTCACAGAGGTTCGTGACATCCTGGATGATGAGCGCGTGCTTTTCATCAAAGAGGATGATCCGCGCGTTATCCTGCAGCTGACTCGCGATGTGATCACACGTGGGCCCGAGGCCCAGGAGCAGCTTTGGATTCGGGCCATATGGGCGGAAAGTTCGGTTTCCAATGATTTTGGTGACAAGATCGGAACCCCGGACGATCGTCAGAAAGCAAGGCGCATGGCGCGGGAACTGGGGATGATCCGCGAGGCCTTGGATCTGGAACTTGATGCGCTGCTCGACAGTCGGGCGGCCGACAAGAGCGAAGAATTCACCCAGCTTTTAAAGCAGGCCGAACTCATGAATCAGCCGTTGGTGGCTTCGCGCATACTGCGCGAGCATGCCTTTTGGTTTTATGAGCGCGGGGAAGTGCTGAAGAGCATCGAACTGCAGAAGCGCTCGGCGGCATTTCTGGATCAGGTTCCGAACCTTCCTGTCATCGAAGGCCTGCGACTCAAGATAGATATGGCGATGGTGCTCGATACCGAAGGGCAACCGCTGCGGGCTCGTCAACTTTATGAGGAAATCGCTGCGGAATGTGGTCGCCGCTATATGCGATCGCTCTGCATCACCAATGCTCATGAAATGGGGCTTCACTACAGCGCCTCGCAAAGTGAAAAGGACTGGCCCACGGCCGAGTCCTGGTTTCACAAGGCTCAAAAAGAAGCCCGCGAGTTTCGTGACGGCTGGACGATCGCCAAAGGGGAAGCTGCATTGGCCACCCTTTACACCAAGCTCAAACGCCACGACGAAGCCATTGCCCATGGTCAGCAGGCGGTGAAAGAATTTCTTCCCTTCAAAAATAACCTTTGGACCGGCGACGCCTATAAAAAACTCGGGGCCGCCTATGAAGCCGCCGGGCGGCCGCTCGAAGCGGTCGACGCTCTGCAAAAAGCTCAAAAATTCATCCCGGTTGATTATCTTCAGGATCAAAGTGAAATCCATCGCCTGCTGGCACGCGCCTGGGAAGCCCTGCGCGATGATGCCAAAGCCCTTTTGCATCTGAAGCAGCATCTGGCTCTGAGTGATCGCATCAAAAATGAGCGCGAGACCCGCGAATATTCGAAAGCCATGGTCGATCTGGGCCTGCGGGTGGAAGAGGAACGAAATAAAGTCCTGAAAGCTGAAAACAGCATGCAGAACCAGCGCCTCAGGGATGCCGAGGAGCTGCGCTTTCTTTTGCTGATGAGCCTTATTCTGGCGGCTGTGGCGATTGCTTCCCTCTTGCTGGCTACGATCCGATCCCGGCAGCTCCGTCGCGGGGAAACGCACATGCGCCGCATTCTGCAGCAGATTCAGGAAGGCATCCTGACCTTTGATGCCGAGCTCCGCATCCGAACGGGCTATTCGCAGTATGTGGAAAATGTGTTTGGACGGCCTTTGGTCGGCCAGCATATTCTCAGGGATGTGCTCGCGGCCGGGCCTTTTACAGCGGATGAAATTCGCACCTTTGAAGAGGTCCTGTCGCTGTCCATGAGCGAAGGGCCTTTGACCTGGGACTTCAATCAGCATCTGCTGCCATGGGAATTGACCTGGAACAAGGAAAGAATATTGGCTCTGCACTGGCAGCCGATTTATGGTTCGCACGGGCGCATGTCATCCATTCTTTTAAGCTTCCGTGACATCACGCATCAAAAGGAGCTGATGAAAGAACTGGCCCTGGAACGTCTGCGGAGTGATCGCATCACGCGCTGCCTTCAGGAACTGATTGAACTGGGGCCCGAGAAAACGGCCCGCGTGTTCCAGGACACGCGCAGCTTTATGAAGAGCTGTCCGCAGTGGATGGCTGAAGGTCAGAACGCGGAAATTTTCAGGCGTCTTCATACCCTGAAGGGTCTCGCCCGGAGCTTTGGACTTCGCGAGCTGGCGCAGGCCGCCCATGATTTCGAAGATATTTTTATGAAGAAGGTTCCCGCACGGCAGGATATCGAGGCCGCGTTCGAACGCTTTCAGGCGAGTTTTGCCGCTTATACGTCTGTGGAACTTTATGGGGCCACGCCGCATCATGCCGTCAAATCCCTTTTCGCCTGTCTGGATCCTTTGCTCCCCGATCTGCGTCGGCGCAGTGAAGACAGCGGCCTTGCATTTGACGGCATCACGGCCCGTGATCATGTCAGCCATTGGCCGCCGATCATTCTAAACAAATTGGAAGCCATTTTTGTGCACGCCCTCAACAATGTCATCGATCACGGATATCGTGGACCGCAGAGCGAAGGTCAGAGCGTGGGCGCCGTCCGCATTGAAGTGGAAGCGACCGAAGATGCCGCCGGACTTCACCTCACCATTCGGGATTACGGGCATGGAATCGCCTGGACCAAACTCCGCGCGCGGGCGCTGCAGCTTGGGTTGGACGTACTATCCGAACGGGAGCTCGCGCAGCTGGTGTTCGAGGATCGGCTTTCAACCACGAGTGAAATCACGGCCACCAGCGGCCGGGGCGTGGGCATGAGCGCGGTTCGCAGCCTGTGTGAGGAGGACGGCGGCGCCGTGGAATTTACGGCCAATGATCGCGGCCCCGGCGCGCTGCTGCGGATCCACTGGCCTCAGCCGCGGGCTCTTTCCAGCGGTTTTTGA
- a CDS encoding cytochrome P450, with amino-acid sequence MSTASLPLLPTDVIPQPPRLPFLGHAHHFMGADFVQGLMKLSKQYGPFFELRLPGDRVLVATDYALAEELCDEKRFGKRIGGPLKYVRRFTGDGLFTARNDEENWAKAHQILMPAFSMKAIRSYFPGMLETGKKLVEKWSAYDPTGVDVAEDFTRLTLDTIALCGFDYRFNSFENDELHPFVNAMLRCLADCRRHVRSSSLQKFLDFRGRRQFTLDRDLMFRIVDNVIAERLAHPRPGQRDLMGLMLEGVDRKTGTTLDAENIRFQLITFLIAGHETTSGWLSFALYFLVKHPEVMARAVAEVDSVFGVDNQMDPTFVDIQKLSYLDQVLKESLRLWPTAPAFSRTPHAPTTLGGKYRLRPGDRVLVFTPFLHRDPKVWGPNADAFNPDHFSAEACRQRPEKAYRPFGTGMRICIGQHFASVEATLALALLLKNFEFEDYQNYQLKIIENLTLKPQGFRLKVHPRRAVVQKPLERARG; translated from the coding sequence GTGTCCACTGCATCGCTTCCTCTTTTGCCGACAGATGTTATCCCTCAGCCGCCGCGTCTGCCGTTTCTGGGACACGCGCATCACTTCATGGGCGCGGATTTTGTCCAGGGTTTGATGAAACTTTCGAAACAGTATGGACCCTTCTTTGAATTGCGCCTCCCCGGTGATCGCGTCCTGGTCGCTACGGATTATGCGCTGGCCGAGGAACTGTGCGATGAAAAGCGCTTCGGCAAACGCATAGGCGGCCCTTTGAAATATGTCAGGCGCTTCACGGGTGATGGACTCTTCACAGCCCGCAATGACGAGGAAAACTGGGCCAAGGCTCATCAGATCCTGATGCCGGCCTTCAGCATGAAGGCCATTCGCAGCTATTTCCCCGGCATGCTGGAAACCGGCAAAAAACTGGTGGAAAAATGGTCCGCCTATGATCCGACGGGCGTGGACGTCGCCGAAGACTTCACACGCCTCACCCTCGATACCATCGCTCTTTGCGGTTTTGACTACCGCTTCAATAGCTTTGAAAACGACGAACTTCATCCCTTCGTGAACGCAATGCTGCGCTGCCTCGCGGACTGCCGTCGGCACGTCCGGTCGAGTTCCTTGCAGAAATTCCTCGATTTCCGCGGACGCCGGCAGTTCACCCTGGACCGTGACCTCATGTTCCGCATCGTGGATAACGTGATCGCCGAGCGCCTCGCGCATCCCCGTCCTGGGCAAAGGGACCTTATGGGGCTTATGCTCGAAGGCGTGGATCGCAAGACAGGCACCACCCTTGATGCCGAGAACATCCGCTTTCAGCTGATCACCTTTTTGATCGCTGGTCATGAAACGACCAGCGGCTGGCTCTCGTTCGCCCTTTATTTCCTGGTGAAGCATCCCGAAGTCATGGCGCGCGCAGTGGCGGAAGTCGATAGCGTCTTCGGTGTGGATAATCAAATGGATCCGACCTTCGTCGATATCCAAAAACTTTCCTATCTGGATCAGGTCCTGAAGGAATCGCTGCGCCTTTGGCCCACGGCCCCCGCATTCTCCCGAACACCTCATGCGCCGACGACGCTGGGCGGCAAATACCGGCTGAGACCGGGCGATCGGGTGCTGGTCTTCACACCCTTTTTGCACCGCGATCCTAAAGTTTGGGGACCGAACGCGGACGCCTTCAATCCCGATCATTTCAGTGCGGAAGCCTGCCGTCAGCGTCCGGAAAAGGCCTATCGACCCTTTGGGACAGGCATGCGCATCTGCATCGGCCAGCACTTCGCGAGTGTGGAGGCGACGCTTGCGCTGGCGCTTTTACTGAAGAATTTCGAGTTCGAGGATTATCAGAACTATCAGCTGAAGATCATAGAAAATCTGACTCTCAAGCCCCAGGGTTTTCGGCTCAAGGTTCATCCCAGGCGGGCAGTCGTTCAAAAACCGCTGGAAAGAGCCCGCGGCTGA